One Egibacteraceae bacterium genomic window carries:
- the cofC gene encoding 2-phospho-L-lactate guanylyltransferase: MSSSPADTAVAVVPLKALSRAKGRLAGHLPARDRRELVAWMFARVIAACRGASGVGAVLVVAGDDAAADLARGLAVPVVVERKPGLAAAMAAADDATAAATASLVVAADLPFAGADDLDLVCRAGRRGPCVVVAPTRDGGTAALLRRPAGVIVPAYGPSSATAHLAAAAAAGARGVRLVVPALAFDVDTAEHLRALHPRDLGATWTDGLSAG, translated from the coding sequence ATGTCGTCCAGCCCGGCGGACACGGCTGTCGCGGTCGTGCCGCTGAAGGCCTTGAGCCGCGCGAAGGGCCGGTTGGCCGGTCACCTCCCCGCGCGCGACCGCCGGGAGCTGGTGGCGTGGATGTTCGCCCGGGTGATCGCCGCCTGTCGCGGGGCGTCGGGCGTGGGTGCGGTGCTGGTGGTCGCCGGCGACGACGCTGCTGCGGACCTGGCCCGGGGGCTGGCGGTGCCGGTCGTGGTGGAGCGCAAGCCGGGGCTGGCCGCCGCCATGGCCGCGGCCGACGACGCGACCGCAGCGGCCACCGCCAGCCTCGTGGTCGCCGCCGACCTGCCATTCGCGGGTGCCGATGACCTCGACCTGGTCTGCCGCGCGGGTCGGCGTGGACCCTGCGTGGTCGTTGCCCCCACCCGCGACGGCGGCACCGCCGCGCTGCTGCGGCGGCCGGCGGGGGTGATCGTCCCCGCCTACGGACCCAGCTCGGCGACGGCGCACCTCGCGGCTGCCGCCGCCGCGGGAGCACGGGGGGTGCGCCTCGTCGTGCCCGCGCTGGCCTTCGACGTCGACACCGCCGAGCACCTGCGGGCGCTGCACCCCCGGGATCTCGGGGCGACCTGGACCGACGGATTGTCAGCGGGGTGA